One genomic segment of Arthrobacter sp. zg-Y1110 includes these proteins:
- a CDS encoding O-acetyl-ADP-ribose deacetylase translates to MQITIATGDITTRDTDVVVNAANSSLLGGGGVDGAIHRAAGPQLLAACRELRKTSLPQGLPTGRSVATEAFNLPARWVVHTVGPNAGAGETDPELLRSCFRTALAVAEDLGAESISFPAVSAGIYGWDPETVAGIGLQELLDHTPRTLKRAEFVLFNDRLAGIFANKYEQLAG, encoded by the coding sequence ATGCAGATCACGATCGCCACCGGTGACATCACCACCCGGGATACCGACGTCGTCGTCAATGCCGCCAACTCATCGTTGCTGGGCGGCGGCGGGGTGGACGGCGCCATCCACCGCGCGGCAGGCCCGCAGCTCCTGGCAGCCTGCCGGGAGCTGCGGAAGACATCACTGCCGCAGGGGCTGCCCACCGGCAGGTCCGTCGCTACCGAGGCGTTCAACCTGCCTGCCCGGTGGGTGGTGCACACCGTGGGACCCAACGCGGGGGCAGGGGAAACGGACCCGGAGCTGCTGAGGTCATGCTTCCGGACCGCCCTGGCCGTGGCCGAGGACCTGGGCGCCGAGAGCATTTCCTTTCCCGCCGTCAGCGCCGGTATTTACGGCTGGGACCCGGAGACCGTGGCCGGGATCGGGCTGCAGGAGCTCCTGGACCATACCCCGCGGACGTTGAAGCGGGCAGAGTTCGTCCTGTTCAACGACCGCCTGGCCGGGATCTTCGCCAACAAGTATGAGCAGCTGGCCGGCTGA